A single window of Meiothermus sp. DNA harbors:
- a CDS encoding OmpH family outer membrane protein: MNRNWLFVVMLAGLLLGGSLIAQNRPTPTRIGYVDAEKVVQAHKDFKKVQDIRTQAERELKPLRDQLQPLEAKLRAGNATAKEQQDYRVLAQSLQEAGKKWTDRTNAALKPITEEIDQVIAKVAQQQGFAMILDKKVAATSGLVVYAAEELEITDAVVKALPK, translated from the coding sequence ATGAACAGAAACTGGTTGTTTGTGGTGATGTTGGCAGGTTTGCTGTTGGGTGGTTCGCTCATCGCGCAAAACCGCCCCACCCCTACCCGTATCGGCTACGTGGATGCCGAAAAAGTGGTGCAGGCACACAAAGACTTCAAGAAAGTGCAGGATATCCGCACCCAGGCCGAGCGAGAGCTCAAGCCTCTGCGCGACCAGCTTCAGCCCCTGGAAGCCAAGCTAAGGGCCGGGAATGCCACCGCCAAGGAGCAGCAAGACTACCGTGTCCTGGCTCAAAGCCTGCAAGAGGCCGGCAAGAAGTGGACCGACCGTACCAACGCGGCCCTGAAGCCGATTACCGAGGAAATTGATCAGGTTATTGCCAAGGTGGCCCAGCAACAGGGTTTTGCCATGATACTCGACAAAAAGGTGGCAGCCACCAGCGGTCTGGTGGTATATGCTGCCGAGGAGCTCGAGATCACCGACGCCGTAGTCAAGGCCCTGCCTAAATAG
- a CDS encoding DUF5666 domain-containing protein, which yields MRWPWLVSGLLLLMALAQQEPEPSFQTTAEIERRGKKIVVVKTGPDNPPAIIELRDLYGGVITALDAEKKTIRLGEQEFITDKLTRFWQEGKPAQFTDLKVGQQVRLEAAEQNDGSLRAFDVQIGGKREGPSLSRSLFADPPPFRVQITFGEDARAFGAIARVEQIREVNDFVFMTGGTARYIEEEDRLELELKPAPRAVEVQQGKSKAWGSRLDYDNESGDARVAGPIELERSGDKPLQGSAQRMIYNVDDEILRLFGGVRLVQDGRTSTAESAVVREKDRVAYLYGSKDKPVRSQNKDGFVEGTKVLYNLDTSDVVVLEGVKGEFQDP from the coding sequence ATGCGCTGGCCGTGGCTGGTCTCGGGGTTGTTGTTGCTGATGGCCTTGGCCCAGCAGGAGCCGGAGCCCTCGTTTCAGACCACCGCCGAGATTGAGCGGCGCGGCAAGAAGATTGTGGTGGTCAAGACCGGGCCGGATAACCCTCCGGCCATCATCGAGCTGCGCGACCTATATGGGGGGGTCATTACCGCGCTGGACGCCGAGAAAAAAACCATTCGTCTGGGCGAGCAGGAATTCATCACCGACAAACTAACCCGCTTCTGGCAGGAGGGTAAACCGGCGCAGTTTACCGACCTGAAGGTAGGACAGCAGGTGCGCCTCGAGGCCGCCGAACAAAACGATGGAAGCCTCAGGGCCTTTGACGTGCAGATTGGGGGGAAGCGGGAGGGGCCCTCCCTGAGCCGTTCGCTTTTTGCCGACCCGCCCCCGTTTCGGGTGCAGATTACCTTTGGTGAGGATGCCAGGGCGTTTGGTGCCATTGCCCGGGTGGAGCAGATCCGCGAGGTCAACGATTTTGTTTTCATGACCGGAGGCACGGCCAGGTACATTGAAGAAGAAGACCGCCTCGAGCTCGAGCTTAAACCCGCCCCCAGGGCGGTGGAGGTTCAGCAAGGCAAGAGCAAAGCTTGGGGCAGCCGCCTCGACTACGACAACGAGAGCGGTGATGCGCGGGTGGCGGGGCCCATCGAGCTCGAGCGCTCGGGCGACAAACCCCTTCAGGGCAGTGCACAGCGCATGATTTACAATGTAGACGACGAAATTCTTCGCTTATTCGGCGGGGTCAGGCTGGTGCAGGACGGACGCACCTCCACCGCCGAAAGTGCGGTGGTGCGCGAGAAAGACCGGGTGGCCTACCTGTATGGTTCTAAGGACAAGCCGGTGCGAAGCCAGAACAAAGACGGTTTTGTAGAGGGAACCAAGGTGCTCTACAACCTTGATACCAGCGATGTGGTGGTGCTCGAGGGGGTCAAGGGGGAGTTTCAAGACCCGTGA
- a CDS encoding peptidoglycan bridge formation glycyltransferase FemA/FemB family protein: protein MLRLEPITEAITWNQLVSSLPISSALQSWGWGEVKKLSGWQLERIAVYENDELIAAAQLFRRRFVGPVSMLYASRGPALRDIGDLPKVVEVLKQRAGGAVYLKLEPETGQPAMQPAPEFPQMRLEETIQPEYTIWLDLTLGREGLLAQMENMHRRNTKLAEKRVVTSIEGMEAFEEFWQLFEETNRRARLLQHAKAYYQTVLREMNQPLGRAFISIARLEGKALAAGLFVAFAGKVDYLYGGSSRENSNAKAPNGMHWGAINWGLEHGYRIYDLWGVPRQTEGSHAAGIDAFKEGFGGKRVRFPAYDVSLSPLYGVIKKALRLRKNWVNYRTRGTTRDVL, encoded by the coding sequence GTGTTGAGATTGGAGCCCATTACCGAGGCGATTACCTGGAATCAACTGGTTTCATCCTTGCCCATCAGCAGCGCCTTGCAGTCGTGGGGCTGGGGGGAGGTCAAGAAGCTCTCGGGTTGGCAGCTGGAGCGGATCGCCGTCTATGAAAACGACGAGTTAATCGCAGCGGCTCAGCTTTTTCGTCGTCGGTTCGTTGGCCCTGTTTCTATGCTCTATGCTTCCAGGGGCCCCGCACTGCGTGACATCGGGGATTTGCCCAAGGTGGTCGAGGTACTCAAGCAACGGGCCGGAGGTGCGGTCTACCTGAAGCTCGAGCCCGAGACCGGCCAGCCGGCCATGCAACCTGCCCCAGAATTTCCCCAGATGCGCCTAGAAGAGACCATCCAGCCCGAGTACACCATCTGGCTCGACCTGACGCTGGGGCGCGAGGGGCTGCTGGCCCAGATGGAAAACATGCACCGTCGCAATACCAAGCTGGCCGAGAAGCGCGTGGTAACCAGCATCGAAGGCATGGAAGCCTTCGAGGAGTTCTGGCAGCTCTTCGAGGAGACCAACCGGCGGGCCCGGCTATTGCAGCATGCCAAAGCCTACTACCAGACCGTACTGAGGGAGATGAACCAGCCGCTGGGCCGGGCCTTCATCTCGATTGCACGTTTGGAAGGCAAGGCGCTGGCGGCGGGTTTGTTTGTGGCTTTTGCAGGCAAGGTGGACTACCTCTATGGCGGGAGCAGCCGCGAAAATTCCAACGCTAAAGCCCCCAATGGCATGCACTGGGGGGCCATCAACTGGGGCCTCGAGCACGGCTACCGCATCTACGACCTGTGGGGGGTGCCGCGCCAGACCGAGGGTAGCCACGCTGCCGGAATCGATGCCTTCAAGGAAGGCTTCGGGGGCAAGCGGGTGCGCTTCCCCGCTTACGATGTAAGCCTCTCGCCGCTGTACGGTGTGATCAAAAAAGCCCTGCGGCTACGTAAGAACTGGGTGAACTACCGCACCCGTGGCACCACGCGGGATGTGCTGTAG
- a CDS encoding BMP family protein, protein MKKLAVLGVAVATALSLGLAQEIRVGMAFDAGGKNDRSFNQSTFEGAQRAAKELGVKVFDFEPGDPGQVGQGIRRFAEEGFDLIVGVGFANEPSITKNAQEFKNIKFAVIDSVPCEGKCDNAVGLVFREHEGSYLVGYIAGRITNTGVVGFVGGMDIPLIHKFEQGYRAGAIAGMRERGIANPRVLINYVGNTPAAWNDPGKAKEIATAQAKQGADIIYAAAGASGLGVLDFVKQQRCLKQNELPSGVRFISNNGANVPRYPAYNQSCPAATTRPLFMIGVDANQNYLGDTDNNPRTLNHVLTSMLKRVDVATYDVIKSVKDGTFKGGVREFGLNNNGVGYALDDYNRALIPQAVINRLAVLRSQIISGAIKVPDKR, encoded by the coding sequence ATGAAGAAACTCGCAGTGCTCGGAGTTGCCGTGGCCACCGCGCTAAGCCTGGGTCTGGCCCAGGAAATTCGTGTAGGCATGGCCTTTGATGCCGGTGGTAAGAACGACCGCAGTTTTAACCAGTCCACTTTTGAAGGGGCCCAGCGGGCCGCCAAGGAACTCGGGGTCAAGGTCTTCGACTTTGAACCCGGCGACCCGGGCCAGGTAGGCCAGGGCATTCGCCGCTTCGCCGAGGAAGGCTTTGACCTGATTGTGGGGGTGGGTTTCGCCAACGAACCGTCCATTACCAAGAACGCCCAGGAGTTCAAAAACATCAAGTTTGCGGTAATTGATTCCGTACCTTGTGAGGGCAAGTGCGACAACGCCGTGGGTCTGGTGTTCCGCGAACACGAGGGTAGTTACCTGGTGGGCTATATTGCGGGCCGCATTACCAACACCGGTGTGGTGGGCTTTGTGGGCGGTATGGACATCCCCCTCATTCACAAGTTCGAGCAGGGCTACCGAGCCGGAGCCATCGCCGGCATGCGCGAACGGGGCATTGCCAACCCTCGAGTGCTCATCAACTACGTGGGCAACACCCCCGCTGCCTGGAACGACCCCGGTAAGGCTAAGGAAATCGCCACTGCGCAAGCCAAGCAAGGTGCCGATATCATCTATGCAGCCGCAGGTGCCTCAGGTTTGGGCGTGCTGGACTTTGTGAAGCAGCAGCGCTGCCTCAAGCAAAACGAGCTACCCTCGGGTGTGCGCTTTATTTCCAACAACGGGGCCAATGTCCCGCGTTATCCTGCCTACAACCAGTCCTGCCCGGCGGCTACCACCCGGCCTCTGTTCATGATTGGGGTGGATGCCAACCAGAACTACCTAGGCGACACCGATAACAACCCCCGCACCCTCAACCACGTGCTCACCTCCATGCTCAAGCGGGTGGACGTGGCCACCTACGATGTGATCAAGTCGGTCAAGGACGGTACCTTCAAAGGCGGCGTGCGCGAGTTTGGGCTCAACAACAACGGCGTGGGTTACGCCTTGGACGATTACAACCGGGCCCTCATTCCCCAAGCCGTCATCAATCGGTTGGCCGTTCTGCGCAGCCAAATTATCTCTGGGGCCATCAAGGTACCCGACAAACGCTAA
- the pheA gene encoding prephenate dehydratase, producing the protein MRIAFQGTEGAYSEEASLRAFPDAQTIGLPTFHQVFSAVTNQEVDLGVVPVENTTAGIINQTYDLLLETDLHVVGELVLKVEHCLLAPPGTRLEDIRKVKSHPQGLAQCDGFIARYKLEAEPVYDTAGAARELAEHPQPGLAAIASRRAAERYGLVVLAEAIQDFIGNYTRFFVLSREDFPRREGPYKTSVVFTTRHRPGELLAALQAFADQGINLTKLESRPRRDPDRPFSPIFYADFEGHAEDPGPSQALLTLLRRASFVKVLGSYPAVTSWGLLKEP; encoded by the coding sequence ATGCGAATTGCTTTCCAGGGAACCGAAGGAGCTTACAGCGAGGAAGCCTCTTTGCGTGCTTTCCCCGATGCACAAACCATCGGACTGCCCACCTTTCACCAGGTTTTTTCGGCTGTGACCAACCAAGAAGTAGACCTGGGGGTGGTTCCGGTGGAAAACACCACCGCCGGCATCATCAACCAGACCTACGATCTGCTCCTGGAGACCGACCTGCACGTGGTGGGCGAGCTGGTGCTAAAGGTTGAGCACTGCTTGCTGGCCCCGCCCGGAACCCGCCTGGAAGACATCCGTAAGGTCAAGAGCCATCCCCAGGGCCTGGCCCAGTGCGATGGCTTTATTGCCCGCTACAAGCTCGAGGCCGAACCCGTCTACGACACCGCCGGTGCCGCCCGCGAGCTGGCCGAACACCCCCAGCCCGGCCTGGCCGCCATTGCCAGCCGCCGCGCCGCCGAGCGTTATGGATTGGTGGTGCTGGCCGAGGCCATACAAGACTTTATTGGCAACTATACCCGCTTTTTCGTGCTCTCGAGGGAAGATTTTCCCCGCCGCGAAGGCCCCTACAAAACCTCGGTGGTCTTTACCACCCGCCACCGGCCCGGCGAACTGCTGGCCGCCTTGCAGGCTTTCGCCGACCAGGGCATCAACCTGACCAAGCTCGAGTCCCGTCCCCGGCGCGACCCCGACCGCCCCTTCTCTCCCATCTTCTATGCCGACTTCGAGGGCCACGCCGAAGACCCCGGCCCTTCCCAGGCTTTGCTCACCCTGCTGCGTCGGGCTTCGTTTGTCAAAGTATTGGGCTCTTATCCCGCCGTGACCAGTTGGGGTTTGCTCAAGGAACCCTAA
- a CDS encoding OmpH family outer membrane protein, translated as MKRFSLFVPILAGLLLSSLLVAQTPPTADKIGYLNARAVVEAHPQFAQIKEIQAKAEAELKPLREELQPLEAKLRAGSASAQEQQNYRTVSQKLQEASKKWSDQQNAALRPITEEIDKLIGKVAKEQGFAIVLDQEVAAGSGLVVYAAPELDLTQAIVRALPK; from the coding sequence ATGAAGCGTTTTTCGCTGTTTGTGCCCATTCTGGCCGGACTGCTCCTGAGCAGCCTGCTGGTGGCACAAACTCCGCCCACAGCCGACAAGATTGGTTACCTGAACGCCAGGGCTGTGGTAGAGGCCCACCCCCAGTTTGCCCAGATAAAGGAGATTCAAGCCAAAGCAGAAGCCGAACTCAAACCGCTGCGCGAGGAACTTCAGCCGCTAGAAGCCAAGCTCCGGGCGGGCAGCGCCTCTGCCCAGGAGCAACAAAACTACCGTACCGTATCGCAAAAACTACAAGAAGCAAGCAAAAAGTGGTCAGACCAGCAAAACGCCGCGCTGCGTCCTATCACCGAAGAGATCGACAAGCTCATCGGTAAGGTGGCCAAGGAGCAGGGCTTTGCTATAGTACTCGACCAGGAAGTCGCCGCCGGCAGTGGTCTGGTGGTGTATGCGGCCCCGGAGCTCGACCTAACCCAGGCCATCGTGCGGGCTTTGCCCAAGTAA
- a CDS encoding LptA/OstA family protein, which yields MKHIGWLLFLLALVVLAQGKEQRIITIEAPGGQRSGNLRNGPWVYEAGKPGGVIGRVKDLEINATRATLEAPQGKTMQEAEGERVASFEGSVVVKRDRMTASGPKLVYRESNGRGTLEGNARMRQEPKDKNSDPVEVSAPRMTFEVDTNISTSEGGVTLKNGRQEGRSEKVYYEEDRALAVFNDEKEVVLLRKREGKGDLIIRAREIRSLTDEKRLLATGGVTLVDGDITTTGASLVYNDNTGEATIVAGRVGNQNVPARSVNTKERATLSGNSLLHNVNRSQVRVLAQAPRLPVNDFRKLSEQ from the coding sequence ATGAAACATATTGGATGGCTTCTTTTTCTCCTGGCCCTGGTGGTGCTAGCCCAGGGCAAGGAACAGCGCATCATCACCATTGAAGCGCCCGGTGGCCAGCGCTCGGGCAACCTGCGCAATGGCCCCTGGGTCTACGAAGCGGGTAAGCCCGGAGGGGTGATTGGTAGGGTCAAGGATCTGGAAATCAATGCGACCCGGGCTACGCTGGAAGCCCCCCAGGGCAAGACCATGCAGGAGGCCGAAGGCGAGCGGGTGGCCTCTTTTGAGGGCAGTGTGGTGGTCAAGCGCGACCGCATGACCGCTAGCGGCCCCAAGCTGGTCTACCGCGAATCCAACGGGCGCGGCACCCTCGAGGGCAACGCCCGTATGCGCCAGGAGCCCAAAGACAAAAACAGCGACCCGGTGGAGGTCTCGGCCCCGCGCATGACCTTCGAGGTGGACACCAACATCTCTACCAGCGAAGGCGGCGTGACCCTCAAGAATGGCCGCCAGGAAGGGCGTTCGGAGAAGGTCTACTACGAAGAGGATCGGGCTCTGGCCGTGTTCAACGACGAAAAAGAAGTGGTGCTGCTGCGCAAGCGCGAAGGCAAGGGCGACCTGATCATCCGAGCCAGGGAAATCCGCAGCCTGACCGATGAGAAGCGCCTGCTAGCCACCGGCGGCGTCACCTTGGTGGATGGCGACATCACCACCACCGGGGCCAGCCTGGTCTATAACGACAACACCGGCGAGGCCACCATTGTGGCGGGTCGGGTGGGCAACCAGAATGTGCCGGCCCGCAGTGTAAACACCAAGGAACGGGCCACCCTGTCGGGTAACTCGCTTTTGCACAACGTCAACCGTTCGCAGGTACGGGTGCTGGCCCAGGCGCCCAGACTGCCCGTAAACGACTTCCGCAAGCTGAGCGAGCAATAA
- a CDS encoding DNA translocase FtsK, producing the protein MAKGKSKANKADKASVERKRDLEAFSLLILGLAGLLAAAIYFGSNLAGQLGSGIQAFFWGNLGYVAWLIPPILALLGVWLLLDRPLGGFARTVALVFAGGLVSLPLVAHASKPHGGQLGSALHALLVGNLGNFGLLLPLLALSFVADLALGQRPGFLLGKSVRRVVLAGQRLYRAYTRSQSATRLLREAHALAERYPEHKALQTLQDDLKTFRRNPLEGEALAGFARLLSDFRAERAKELAAKLAEEPRPLPVRLERLAAALAAPLKGEGLAQALEERRTALLLEIGALITKTQALTRQAEHAAKNLGHAHNAKALLTALDEHQHRMASWREVEELTVGLEERVDGWLRWAEWVEAAPAEAHPAGLRALLEKGLQAEPPAFEVATAKPPIEPVFDFDFVFPEPDKVEAAHKTPLPAEKPKNAPAKSSPAPSGSSARPSTALQLPTFDLLDKPEAPRYDPKALEIITQRQVELINNTLQHHGVEAKVVSWSRGPTVTRFELEPAPGEKISRVQNLHNDLALALAAGSVRIEAPIPGKSVIGLEVPNAERELVRYSEAIQSAAFARSKDILPMVLGKSIDGEVWVRDLAKMPHLLIAGSTGSGKSVAVNTLITSLLFKYLPTDLRFLMIDPKMVELTPYEGIPHLVRPVVTNPADAAGVLLGAVAHMERRYKMMSQVGARNLEQFNQKMRAAGEPTLPYLVIVIDELADLMITAPKEVEQAILRLAQMARATGMHLILATQRPSVDILTSLIKVNIPARMAFAVSSGFDSRTILDTYGAERLVGQGDMLFHQPGLPKPVRLQGPFLSETEVHRIAEFLREQSFEDTFVAQYGPDFEGPLNLGGGGGGEAGEIDFGDPLLKKAAEIVIEEGYASVSRLQRRLSVGHARAGKLVDALEAMGIVGPHQGSKPREVLITRDQLPEYFGGE; encoded by the coding sequence ATGGCGAAGGGCAAATCCAAGGCAAACAAAGCCGACAAGGCCTCCGTAGAGCGAAAGCGCGACCTCGAGGCTTTTTCTCTGCTCATTCTGGGGCTGGCGGGGCTCCTCGCCGCAGCTATTTATTTTGGCTCCAACCTGGCCGGGCAACTCGGCAGTGGAATCCAGGCCTTTTTTTGGGGCAATTTGGGGTATGTGGCCTGGCTAATACCGCCCATCCTGGCCTTGTTGGGGGTCTGGCTCCTGCTGGATCGTCCTCTGGGTGGCTTTGCCAGAACGGTTGCTTTGGTGTTCGCCGGAGGTTTGGTCAGCCTGCCGTTGGTGGCACATGCCTCCAAGCCCCACGGGGGCCAGCTTGGCAGCGCCCTTCATGCTTTATTGGTGGGTAATCTGGGCAATTTTGGCCTGCTTTTGCCGCTGCTGGCCTTGAGCTTTGTGGCCGATCTGGCCCTGGGGCAGCGGCCCGGCTTCTTATTGGGCAAAAGCGTCCGGCGGGTGGTGCTGGCCGGACAACGCCTGTACCGGGCCTACACCCGCTCACAAAGCGCTACGCGCCTCTTGCGCGAAGCCCATGCACTGGCCGAACGCTACCCCGAGCACAAGGCCCTGCAAACCCTGCAAGACGACCTAAAAACCTTCCGGCGTAACCCCCTGGAGGGGGAAGCCCTTGCCGGATTTGCCCGTTTGCTGAGTGATTTTAGAGCCGAGCGGGCTAAAGAGCTGGCCGCCAAGCTGGCCGAAGAGCCCAGGCCCCTTCCGGTACGTCTGGAGCGCCTGGCAGCAGCCCTGGCGGCCCCCCTAAAGGGCGAGGGGCTGGCTCAGGCCCTCGAGGAACGCCGCACCGCGTTGCTGCTGGAAATCGGCGCCCTGATTACCAAAACCCAGGCCCTCACCCGCCAGGCCGAACACGCGGCTAAAAACCTGGGCCACGCCCATAACGCCAAAGCGCTGCTGACCGCCTTAGACGAGCATCAGCACCGGATGGCGAGCTGGCGCGAAGTGGAAGAATTAACCGTGGGCCTGGAAGAACGGGTAGACGGCTGGCTGCGCTGGGCCGAGTGGGTGGAGGCCGCCCCGGCAGAAGCCCACCCGGCGGGGCTGCGGGCTCTGCTCGAGAAGGGCCTACAAGCCGAGCCGCCGGCCTTCGAGGTAGCAACCGCCAAACCCCCCATCGAGCCGGTATTCGACTTCGACTTCGTGTTTCCCGAACCCGATAAGGTAGAAGCCGCCCATAAAACCCCTCTACCCGCCGAAAAACCCAAAAACGCACCGGCCAAAAGCAGTCCGGCGCCTTCTGGTTCCTCAGCCCGCCCCTCCACCGCCTTGCAGCTCCCCACCTTTGACCTGCTGGATAAGCCCGAAGCCCCGCGCTACGACCCCAAGGCCTTGGAGATCATCACCCAGCGCCAGGTCGAACTGATCAACAACACCCTGCAGCACCACGGGGTAGAGGCTAAGGTAGTGAGCTGGTCACGCGGCCCCACGGTCACGCGCTTTGAGCTCGAGCCCGCCCCCGGCGAGAAAATCAGCCGGGTGCAAAACCTGCACAACGATCTAGCCCTGGCCCTGGCCGCGGGCTCGGTGCGCATCGAGGCCCCCATTCCGGGCAAGAGTGTGATTGGCCTCGAGGTGCCCAACGCCGAGCGCGAGCTGGTGCGCTACAGCGAGGCCATTCAGTCTGCTGCCTTCGCCCGCAGCAAGGACATCCTGCCCATGGTGCTGGGCAAGAGCATCGACGGCGAGGTCTGGGTGCGCGACCTGGCCAAAATGCCCCACCTCCTGATTGCAGGGTCTACGGGTTCAGGCAAGTCGGTGGCGGTGAACACCCTCATTACCAGTCTGCTCTTCAAATATCTCCCCACCGACCTGCGCTTCCTGATGATTGACCCCAAGATGGTCGAGCTCACCCCCTACGAGGGCATCCCGCACCTGGTGCGTCCGGTGGTCACCAACCCCGCCGACGCCGCCGGGGTGTTGTTGGGGGCGGTGGCCCACATGGAGCGGCGCTACAAGATGATGAGCCAGGTAGGGGCCAGGAACCTCGAGCAGTTCAACCAGAAGATGCGCGCGGCGGGTGAGCCCACCCTCCCCTACCTGGTGATCGTGATAGACGAGCTGGCCGACCTGATGATCACCGCCCCCAAGGAAGTCGAGCAGGCCATCTTGCGACTCGCGCAGATGGCCCGGGCCACCGGCATGCACCTGATTCTGGCCACCCAGCGCCCCTCGGTGGACATCCTGACCTCGCTCATCAAGGTCAACATCCCGGCCCGGATGGCCTTTGCGGTCTCTTCGGGCTTCGACTCCCGCACCATCCTGGACACCTACGGGGCCGAGCGGCTGGTAGGGCAGGGCGATATGCTCTTCCACCAGCCGGGCCTGCCCAAACCGGTGCGGTTGCAGGGGCCCTTCCTCTCGGAAACCGAGGTGCACCGCATTGCCGAGTTCCTGCGCGAACAGAGCTTCGAAGACACCTTTGTGGCGCAGTACGGCCCCGACTTCGAGGGGCCCTTGAACCTGGGCGGGGGCGGGGGTGGGGAGGCCGGCGAGATTGACTTTGGCGACCCCCTGCTCAAAAAAGCTGCCGAGATCGTGATTGAGGAGGGCTACGCCTCGGTAAGCCGGCTCCAGCGGCGGCTCTCGGTGGGCCACGCCCGGGCCGGCAAGCTGGTAGATGCCCTCGAGGCCATGGGCATTGTGGGGCCACACCAGGGCAGCAAGCCCCGTGAGGTGCTGATCACCCGCGACCAGTTGCCGGAGTATTTCGGGGGGGAGTAG
- a CDS encoding ABC transporter ATP-binding protein, whose amino-acid sequence MNHTATAVKSHEKGAVALELKNITKRYPLVLANDHISLDVRWGEVLAVVGENGAGKSTLMKIVYGLVKPDQGEIWVNGQKVQIDEPGDAIAQGIGMVHQHFMLVDPFTVLENVILGSEPTQGAQLNLAQARAEVLALMKDLEFDLPLDTPVEELPVGLQQRVEILKALYRKAKILILDEPTAVLTPQEADELFDFLRRFVDQGNAVIFISHKLAEVIKLSDRVTVIRDGKVVGTVNTPETNVAQLARMMVGREVILSVDKTEARPGEAVLKITNLTIPGKDKKHRLNGVSFEVHAGEIVGIAGVEGNGQTELVEAITGLRPYEGTIQYEGQTLRPNARVVREWGVSHIPEDRNTRGLVLDFTTRENLILGDHYKSPNAGFLGFIDAEQIETQGRQIVEQFDVRPRSTELAARRYSGGNAQKIIVGRELSRKPKVLVAAQPTRGVDIGAIEFIHENIVKARDAGMAVLLVSADLNEVRSLADRILVMFEGRIMGELKASEASEEKLGLLMAGITN is encoded by the coding sequence ATGAATCATACCGCTACTGCTGTCAAGTCGCACGAAAAGGGTGCGGTGGCCCTCGAGCTCAAGAACATCACCAAACGCTACCCTCTGGTGCTGGCCAACGACCATATCTCACTGGATGTGCGCTGGGGCGAGGTGCTGGCGGTGGTGGGGGAAAATGGGGCGGGCAAGTCCACCCTGATGAAAATTGTCTACGGCCTGGTTAAGCCCGATCAGGGTGAGATCTGGGTCAACGGCCAGAAGGTACAAATCGACGAACCCGGTGACGCCATTGCCCAGGGAATCGGCATGGTACACCAGCACTTCATGCTGGTGGATCCGTTTACGGTGCTGGAAAACGTAATTCTGGGCTCGGAGCCCACCCAGGGCGCCCAGCTCAATCTAGCGCAGGCCCGGGCCGAGGTTCTGGCCTTGATGAAAGACCTCGAGTTCGACCTGCCCCTCGATACCCCGGTCGAGGAGCTGCCGGTGGGCTTGCAACAACGGGTTGAAATCCTCAAGGCCCTTTACCGCAAGGCCAAAATCCTGATTCTGGACGAACCTACCGCCGTGCTCACGCCCCAGGAGGCCGACGAGCTCTTCGATTTCTTGCGCCGCTTCGTGGATCAGGGCAACGCCGTCATCTTCATCAGCCACAAGCTGGCCGAGGTTATCAAGCTCTCCGACCGCGTGACCGTCATTCGGGATGGCAAGGTAGTGGGTACCGTCAACACCCCCGAGACCAACGTGGCCCAGCTGGCCCGCATGATGGTGGGGCGCGAGGTGATTTTGTCGGTGGACAAGACCGAGGCCCGGCCCGGTGAAGCGGTGCTCAAAATTACCAACCTGACCATCCCCGGTAAGGACAAAAAACACCGCCTGAACGGAGTCTCGTTCGAAGTACACGCCGGTGAGATTGTGGGCATTGCCGGGGTGGAGGGCAATGGTCAGACCGAGTTGGTGGAGGCCATCACGGGCTTACGGCCTTATGAGGGCACAATTCAATACGAAGGGCAGACTCTTCGGCCAAACGCCCGGGTCGTGCGGGAGTGGGGAGTCTCACACATCCCCGAAGACCGCAACACGCGGGGGCTGGTGCTGGACTTTACCACCCGCGAGAACCTGATTCTGGGCGACCACTACAAAAGCCCCAACGCGGGCTTTCTGGGCTTCATTGATGCTGAACAAATTGAGACCCAGGGCCGCCAGATCGTGGAACAGTTTGATGTGCGACCCCGTAGCACCGAGCTGGCCGCCCGGCGCTATTCAGGCGGCAATGCGCAGAAAATCATTGTGGGGCGCGAGCTGAGCCGCAAGCCTAAGGTGCTGGTGGCTGCCCAGCCCACCCGTGGGGTGGACATCGGCGCTATCGAGTTCATCCACGAAAATATCGTCAAGGCCAGGGACGCAGGCATGGCCGTACTGCTGGTCTCCGCCGACCTCAACGAGGTACGCTCACTGGCCGACCGTATTCTGGTAATGTTTGAGGGCCGCATCATGGGCGAACTCAAAGCCAGCGAGGCCAGCGAGGAAAAGCTGGGGCTCTTGATGGCGGGCATTACGAATTAG